A single window of Luteipulveratus halotolerans DNA harbors:
- a CDS encoding ATP-dependent DNA helicase UvrD2: MNADDVLQGLDPEQRAVAASPLGRMVVLAGAGTGKTRAITHRIAFGVHSGAYQPQRVLAVTFTARAAGEMRTRLRGLGVPAVQARTFHAAALRQLHYFWPRVIGGPAPEVMPHKAPAVGEAGTRLRLQLDRAVMRDLASEIEWAKVSMLTPETYPAAARRAGRSPADLDLTAMARMLEVYEEVKTERGVIDFEDVLLLMVGIMHDRDDVAREIRSQYRHFVVDEYQDVNVVQQHLLDAWVGERRDLCVVGDPAQTIYSFTGASPKHLLGFRAQHPDAEQVKLVRNYRSTPEIVGLANLVVRAGTQGTVELQAQGASGPAPTLTSYADDPGEARGVADQIAALVRKGTPASEIAVLFRTNGQSEAVESALTEVDVPYLVRGGERFFSRQEVRNAVLLLRGAARSDDGSVPLGNLVRDVITGAGWSPKAPTSGGAVRERWESLNALAELADDVAAAGEGVRLPDLVVELDRRAAEQHAPTVQGVTLASLHSAKGLEWDHVFLIGCSDGLLPISMAEGPEAVEEERRLLYVGLTRARQRLVVSYAAARNPGGRASRRPSRFLDGAASVLGEAARSQPRKKAKERKVAAATRCRGCGKDLATAAERKIGRCADCPPTYDEAQFEALRAWRLAVASISKVPAFVVFTDATLIAIAEKRPSSAGELSRISGVGVRKLQRYGPFVLDVLGGSDPQQTAERCCAATESEESA; encoded by the coding sequence ATGAACGCCGACGACGTCCTCCAAGGGCTCGACCCCGAGCAGCGGGCCGTGGCCGCATCCCCGCTCGGTCGCATGGTCGTGCTGGCCGGTGCCGGCACGGGCAAGACCCGCGCGATCACCCACCGCATCGCCTTCGGCGTGCACTCCGGCGCCTACCAGCCGCAACGCGTGCTCGCGGTGACGTTCACGGCGCGCGCGGCCGGTGAGATGCGTACGCGCCTGCGTGGGCTCGGCGTCCCCGCGGTCCAGGCACGCACCTTCCACGCCGCCGCCCTGCGTCAGCTGCACTACTTCTGGCCGCGGGTGATCGGCGGCCCCGCGCCCGAGGTGATGCCCCACAAGGCGCCCGCGGTCGGTGAGGCGGGCACCCGGCTGCGCCTGCAGCTCGACCGCGCCGTGATGCGCGACCTCGCCTCGGAGATCGAGTGGGCCAAGGTGTCGATGCTGACGCCCGAGACCTATCCGGCTGCCGCGCGGCGAGCCGGTCGCAGCCCGGCCGACCTCGACCTCACCGCGATGGCCCGCATGCTCGAGGTCTACGAAGAGGTCAAGACCGAGCGCGGTGTCATCGACTTCGAGGACGTCCTGCTGCTGATGGTCGGCATCATGCACGACCGCGACGACGTCGCCCGCGAGATCCGTTCGCAGTACCGGCACTTCGTGGTCGACGAATATCAGGACGTCAACGTCGTCCAGCAGCATCTGCTCGACGCGTGGGTCGGCGAGCGGCGCGACCTGTGCGTCGTCGGAGACCCCGCTCAGACGATCTACTCCTTCACCGGGGCCTCGCCCAAGCACCTGCTCGGGTTCCGCGCCCAGCACCCTGACGCCGAGCAGGTCAAGCTCGTGCGCAACTACCGCTCCACGCCCGAGATCGTCGGCCTCGCCAACCTCGTCGTCCGCGCCGGCACACAGGGCACGGTCGAGCTGCAGGCGCAGGGTGCGTCCGGCCCCGCGCCCACGCTGACGTCGTACGCCGACGACCCGGGCGAGGCGCGCGGCGTCGCCGATCAGATCGCAGCGCTCGTGCGCAAGGGGACCCCGGCCAGCGAGATCGCCGTGCTGTTCCGCACCAACGGCCAGTCCGAGGCCGTCGAGTCCGCGTTGACCGAGGTCGACGTGCCCTACCTGGTGCGCGGCGGCGAACGCTTCTTCAGCCGCCAGGAGGTCCGCAACGCCGTGCTGCTGCTGCGCGGTGCGGCGCGATCCGACGACGGCAGCGTGCCGCTCGGCAACCTCGTGCGCGACGTCATCACCGGCGCGGGCTGGTCCCCGAAGGCGCCGACGTCCGGGGGCGCCGTGCGCGAGCGCTGGGAGTCGCTCAACGCGCTCGCCGAGCTCGCCGACGACGTCGCGGCCGCCGGCGAGGGCGTACGCCTGCCCGACCTGGTCGTCGAGCTCGACCGTCGTGCCGCCGAGCAGCACGCGCCCACGGTGCAGGGCGTCACGCTGGCGTCGTTGCACTCCGCCAAGGGCCTGGAGTGGGACCACGTCTTCCTCATCGGCTGCAGCGACGGGCTCCTGCCCATCTCGATGGCCGAAGGCCCCGAGGCGGTCGAGGAGGAGAGGCGGCTGCTCTACGTCGGGCTCACCCGTGCCCGTCAGCGGCTGGTCGTCTCGTACGCTGCGGCCCGCAACCCCGGCGGGCGCGCGTCGCGTCGCCCCTCCCGCTTCCTCGACGGCGCTGCGTCGGTGCTGGGTGAGGCGGCCCGGTCGCAACCGCGCAAGAAGGCCAAGGAGCGCAAGGTCGCTGCGGCCACCCGCTGCCGCGGCTGCGGCAAGGACCTCGCCACCGCCGCCGAGCGCAAGATCGGCCGGTGCGCCGACTGCCCGCCGACCTACGACGAGGCCCAGTTCGAGGCCCTGCGGGCCTGGCGACTGGCCGTCGCCTCGATCAGCAAGGTGCCGGCGTTCGTGGTCTTCACCGACGCGACGTTGATCGCCATCGCCGAGAAGCGGCCGTCCAGCGCCGGCGAGCTGAGCCGGATCTCAGGCGTCGGCGTACGCAAGCTCCAGCGCTACGGCCCGTTCGTCCTCGATGTTCTTGGCGGTTCCGATCCGCAGCAGACCGCCGAAAGGTGTTGTGCTGCAACGGAATCCGAAGAATCTGCGTGA
- a CDS encoding WhiB family transcriptional regulator, which yields MMLTDLIADTMDAVDQGTELPCRVNDPELWFAERPDDVEFAKALCGSCPFREGCLSGAKDRREPWGVWGGELFLQGVVIPRKRPRGRPRKHPVAA from the coding sequence ATGATGCTCACCGATCTGATAGCCGACACCATGGACGCCGTTGACCAGGGCACGGAGCTGCCCTGCCGGGTCAACGACCCGGAGCTGTGGTTCGCCGAGCGCCCTGACGACGTCGAGTTCGCCAAGGCCCTGTGCGGCAGCTGCCCGTTCCGCGAGGGCTGCCTGTCCGGGGCCAAGGACCGCCGCGAGCCGTGGGGTGTCTGGGGTGGCGAGCTCTTCCTCCAGGGCGTCGTGATCCCGCGCAAGCGTCCGCGCGGTCGTCCGCGCAAGCACCCGGTCGCCGCGTGA
- a CDS encoding ABC1 kinase family protein: protein MSEIPRKAVVRSARLATLPIGFAGRAALGLGKRVGGRPAELVAAELQARTAEQLFQVLGTLKGGAMKFGQSLSMFESALPEELAGPYRATLTKLQDAAPPMPVAMVHATLADELGDDWRERFESFEDEPAAAASIGQVHRAVWADGRDVAVKVQYPGAAKALMSDLNQLTRVVRLTASWIPGLDLAPILDELKGRMAEELDYELEAASQAQLAEAYADDPDFCLPDVLDWSPHVIVSEWVDGTPLSEVIASGTQAQRDLAAARYLEFLVAAPERAGVLHADPHPGNFRLLPDGRLGVLDFGAVNRLPDGLPPALGELISLALEGDAEGVVDGLRDEGFIKSRITIDAEELLDYLGRFLEPLHEPTFAFSRSWLRGIFAYVNDPRSSQFTVGLRLNLPPQYLLIHRTWLGGIAVLCQIEGTVPAREIVGRCVPGAGLPPLP from the coding sequence GTGGTCCGGTCGGCCCGGCTCGCCACGCTGCCGATCGGGTTCGCCGGCCGAGCCGCCCTCGGTCTCGGCAAACGCGTCGGCGGTCGACCGGCCGAGCTCGTCGCCGCCGAGCTGCAGGCCCGCACCGCCGAGCAGCTGTTCCAGGTGCTCGGCACCCTCAAGGGCGGCGCGATGAAGTTCGGGCAGTCGCTGTCGATGTTCGAGTCCGCGCTGCCCGAGGAGCTCGCCGGGCCCTACCGGGCAACGCTCACCAAGCTGCAGGACGCCGCTCCACCGATGCCCGTCGCGATGGTTCACGCGACTCTGGCCGACGAGCTCGGCGACGACTGGCGCGAGCGGTTCGAGTCGTTCGAGGACGAGCCCGCAGCAGCAGCGTCCATCGGCCAGGTCCACCGCGCGGTGTGGGCCGACGGCCGTGACGTCGCCGTCAAGGTCCAGTACCCAGGCGCGGCCAAGGCCCTGATGTCCGACCTCAACCAGCTGACCCGCGTCGTACGCCTCACCGCCAGCTGGATCCCGGGCCTCGACCTCGCCCCCATCCTCGATGAGCTGAAGGGCCGGATGGCCGAAGAGCTCGACTACGAGCTGGAGGCGGCCTCGCAGGCACAGCTGGCCGAGGCGTACGCCGACGACCCCGACTTCTGCCTCCCCGACGTGCTCGACTGGTCGCCCCACGTCATCGTCTCGGAGTGGGTCGACGGGACGCCGCTCTCGGAGGTCATCGCCTCAGGCACCCAGGCGCAGCGCGACCTCGCTGCGGCTCGCTACCTGGAGTTCCTCGTCGCCGCACCCGAGCGCGCCGGAGTGCTGCACGCCGACCCCCACCCGGGCAACTTCCGGCTCCTGCCCGACGGGCGTCTCGGGGTCCTGGACTTCGGGGCGGTCAACCGGCTGCCCGACGGACTGCCGCCAGCGCTCGGCGAGCTGATCTCGCTCGCGCTCGAGGGTGACGCCGAGGGCGTGGTCGACGGGCTGCGCGACGAAGGCTTCATCAAGTCACGCATCACGATCGACGCCGAGGAGCTGCTCGACTACCTCGGGCGGTTCCTGGAGCCCCTGCACGAGCCGACCTTCGCGTTCTCCCGGTCGTGGCTGCGCGGGATCTTCGCCTACGTCAACGATCCCCGCAGCAGCCAGTTCACCGTCGGCCTGCGCCTCAACCTTCCCCCGCAGTACCTGCTCATCCACCGCACCTGGCTGGGCGGCATCGCCGTGCTGTGCCAGATCGAGGGCACCGTCCCCGCCCGCGAGATCGTCGGCCGGTGCGTGCCCGGCGCCGGCTTGCCGCCGCTGCCCTGA